The proteins below come from a single Parageobacillus toebii NBRC 107807 genomic window:
- a CDS encoding DUF1885 family protein, with the protein MAAHAYIKLVPASKQKAVTLEEVKQLFQYYQDMMKKTGEQLGWAYQQAAFPYQLIETDEGKGKWFYLKGDGHRYRTIIVGVGSNNGETEESFIQITLPNGATHGDKGKANEFCKFLAKKLEGELHLFNGRIMYYYKR; encoded by the coding sequence TTGGCAGCACATGCATACATAAAGCTTGTCCCAGCATCCAAACAGAAAGCGGTCACATTAGAAGAAGTAAAACAATTGTTTCAATATTATCAAGATATGATGAAAAAAACAGGTGAACAGCTTGGATGGGCGTATCAACAAGCTGCATTTCCTTATCAGCTTATAGAAACAGATGAAGGAAAAGGAAAGTGGTTTTATTTAAAAGGTGACGGGCACCGTTATCGGACGATTATCGTCGGTGTTGGATCAAATAATGGTGAAACTGAAGAATCATTTATTCAAATTACATTGCCAAATGGGGCAACACACGGAGATAAAGGGAAAGCAAACGAATTTTGTAAGTTTCTAGCGAAAAAATTGGAAGGCGAACTTCACCTATTCAACGGCAGAATTATGTATTATTACAAACGGTAG
- the pdhA gene encoding pyruvate dehydrogenase (acetyl-transferring) E1 component subunit alpha, whose protein sequence is MGAKKSQFKFNFKEQLEKIEEQFPTFQILNEEGEVVNEAAMPDLSDDQLKELMRRMVYTRVLDQRSISLNRQGRLGFYAPTAGQEASQIASHFALEKEDFILPGYRDVPQLIWHGLPLYQAFLFSRGHFHGNQIPEGVNALPPQIIIGAQYIQAAGVALGLKKRGKKAVAITYTGDGGTSQGDFYEGINFAGAFKAPAIFVVQNNRFAISTPVEKQTVAKTLAQKAVAAGIPGIQVDGMDPLAVYAAVRAARERAINGEGPTLIETLCFRYGPHTMSGDDPTRYRTKELENEWEKKDPLVRFRKFLENKGLWSEEEENKVIEQAKEEIKEAIKKADETPKQKVTDLISIMYEELPFNLKEQYEIYKEKESK, encoded by the coding sequence ATGGGTGCAAAAAAATCCCAATTTAAGTTTAATTTTAAGGAACAGCTTGAAAAAATTGAGGAACAATTTCCGACATTTCAAATTTTAAATGAAGAAGGGGAAGTAGTAAACGAAGCGGCAATGCCGGACTTAAGCGATGATCAACTAAAAGAATTGATGCGCCGCATGGTATACACACGCGTTCTTGACCAACGTTCTATTTCATTAAACCGCCAAGGGCGTTTAGGCTTTTACGCACCAACGGCAGGGCAAGAAGCGAGCCAAATTGCGAGCCATTTTGCGTTAGAGAAAGAAGATTTCATTTTGCCTGGATACCGTGATGTTCCGCAACTTATTTGGCACGGACTTCCGCTTTATCAAGCGTTTTTATTCTCACGTGGGCACTTCCACGGCAACCAAATTCCGGAAGGGGTAAACGCATTGCCGCCACAAATTATTATCGGTGCCCAATACATTCAAGCAGCAGGTGTTGCTTTAGGATTGAAAAAACGCGGCAAAAAGGCAGTAGCAATTACATACACAGGTGACGGCGGTACATCGCAAGGAGATTTCTACGAAGGAATCAACTTTGCTGGAGCATTTAAAGCACCGGCGATTTTCGTTGTCCAAAACAACCGCTTTGCTATTTCTACTCCTGTTGAAAAACAAACAGTAGCGAAAACACTTGCTCAAAAAGCGGTGGCGGCTGGAATTCCTGGCATTCAAGTTGACGGTATGGACCCATTAGCCGTATATGCAGCTGTACGTGCTGCTCGCGAGCGTGCGATTAACGGCGAAGGTCCAACGCTTATTGAAACTTTATGTTTCCGTTACGGTCCGCATACGATGTCAGGAGACGATCCTACTCGCTATCGCACGAAAGAATTGGAAAATGAATGGGAGAAAAAAGACCCGCTTGTTCGTTTCCGTAAGTTTTTAGAAAACAAAGGCTTATGGAGTGAAGAAGAAGAAAACAAAGTGATTGAACAAGCAAAAGAAGAAATTAAAGAGGCGATTAAAAAAGCGGACGAAACACCAAAACAAAAAGTAACCGATTTGATTAGCATCATGTATGAAGAGTTGCCATTTAACTTGAAAGAACAGTATGAAATTTACAAAGAGAAGGAGTCGAAGTAA
- the lpdA gene encoding dihydrolipoyl dehydrogenase — MVVGDFAIETDTLVVGAGPGGYVAAIRAAQLGQKVTIVEKGNLGGVCLNVGCIPSKALISASHRYVEAKHSEDIGIKAENVTVDFSKVQQWKASVVKKLTSGVEGLLKGNKVEIVRGEAYFVDANTVRVINGDSAQTYTFKNAIIATGSRPIELPGFKFSNRVLDSTGALSLQEVPKSLVVIGGGYIGTELGTAYANFGTKVTIIEGADEILSGFEKQMTAIVKRRLKKKGVEIFTNALAKGVEEREDGVTVTFEVKGETKTIDADYVLVTVGRRPNTDELGLEQIGIKLTDRGLIEIDKQCRTSVPNIYAIGDIVQGPPLAHKASYEGKIAAEAIAGKPSEIDYLAIPAVVFSEPECASVGYFEQQAKDEGIDVVTAKFPFAANGRALSLNDTDGFMKLVVRKEDGVVIGAQIVGPNASDMIAELGLAIEAGMTAEDIALTIHAHPTLGEIAMEAAEVALGTPIHIISK, encoded by the coding sequence ATGGTAGTTGGCGATTTTGCAATTGAAACGGATACGCTTGTCGTTGGAGCGGGTCCTGGTGGTTATGTAGCAGCTATTCGCGCTGCACAGTTAGGGCAAAAAGTAACGATTGTTGAAAAAGGAAATCTTGGCGGAGTATGCTTAAATGTCGGATGTATTCCATCTAAAGCGCTCATCTCCGCAAGCCATCGCTATGTTGAAGCGAAACATTCAGAAGACATCGGAATTAAAGCAGAAAACGTAACCGTTGATTTTTCTAAAGTGCAACAATGGAAAGCAAGCGTCGTGAAAAAATTAACGAGCGGCGTGGAAGGATTGCTAAAAGGAAACAAAGTCGAAATCGTACGCGGAGAAGCGTATTTTGTTGATGCGAATACGGTGCGTGTTATCAATGGTGATAGCGCGCAAACATATACGTTTAAAAACGCAATTATTGCAACAGGCTCTCGTCCGATCGAACTTCCTGGCTTTAAATTTTCCAATCGCGTGCTTGATTCCACAGGCGCGCTCAGTCTGCAGGAAGTTCCAAAATCGCTTGTCGTAATCGGCGGCGGTTATATCGGAACAGAATTAGGAACAGCGTATGCTAACTTTGGAACAAAAGTAACCATCATTGAAGGAGCAGATGAAATTTTATCTGGTTTTGAAAAACAAATGACGGCAATTGTTAAACGCCGCTTAAAGAAAAAAGGTGTAGAAATCTTTACTAACGCTCTTGCTAAGGGAGTCGAAGAGCGCGAAGACGGTGTGACAGTAACCTTTGAAGTAAAAGGCGAAACGAAAACAATTGATGCAGACTATGTGCTTGTGACGGTCGGACGTCGTCCGAACACGGATGAGCTTGGCTTAGAACAAATCGGCATTAAATTGACAGACCGCGGCTTAATTGAAATTGACAAACAATGCCGGACAAGCGTTCCAAACATTTATGCCATCGGTGATATCGTCCAAGGTCCACCGCTTGCCCATAAAGCATCATATGAAGGAAAAATCGCCGCCGAAGCGATTGCCGGAAAACCGTCTGAAATCGATTATTTAGCTATTCCGGCAGTGGTCTTCTCCGAGCCTGAATGCGCATCTGTCGGTTATTTTGAGCAACAGGCGAAAGATGAAGGCATCGATGTAGTAACGGCGAAATTCCCATTTGCGGCTAACGGCCGTGCCCTTTCGTTGAATGACACAGACGGCTTTATGAAACTTGTCGTCCGCAAAGAAGATGGCGTTGTGATCGGAGCGCAAATCGTTGGTCCAAACGCTTCTGACATGATTGCAGAGCTTGGTCTTGCGATTGAAGCAGGAATGACTGCGGAAGATATCGCTTTGACGATTCATGCTCACCCAACATTGGGTGAAATAGCGATGGAAGCTGCGGAAGTTGCCCTCGGCACTCCAATCCATATTATTAGTAAATAA
- a CDS encoding DUF5325 family protein, whose translation MKQFQPVSFLLAIFAVIAIMAIGIFIAEQSMIGIIISIIALFIIIGIGFARKKRMREKGML comes from the coding sequence ATGAAACAATTTCAGCCTGTATCGTTTCTATTGGCTATATTTGCAGTAATAGCAATCATGGCCATCGGCATTTTTATTGCGGAACAAAGTATGATTGGTATTATTATTTCAATTATCGCTTTATTCATAATTATCGGCATCGGATTTGCCCGAAAAAAACGAATGCGAGAAAAAGGAATGCTTTAA
- a CDS encoding inositol monophosphatase family protein has protein sequence MQEKWKEIDECIRQWIKEAGTRILATFDKKLTIETKSHRNDLVTNVDREVEQFFIEKIRKTFPGHHVLGEEGFGDEIATLQGIVWIIDPIDGTMNFIHQKRNFAISIGVFENGVGVLGYVYDVVHDELYAARKGEGAFLNDQPLARLEPVSVSEAIISLNATWITENKRIDPNVLAPLVKDARGTRSYGSAALEMAYVAAGRLDAYITMRLSPWDFAGGLVLVQEVGGIVTNLYGEPLNLLTKNSVFVSKPGLHEEILQKYIHR, from the coding sequence ATGCAGGAAAAATGGAAAGAAATAGATGAGTGTATCCGACAATGGATAAAGGAAGCGGGAACAAGAATTCTCGCTACATTTGATAAAAAGTTGACGATCGAAACAAAATCACATCGAAATGATTTAGTGACGAATGTGGACCGCGAAGTAGAGCAATTTTTTATTGAAAAAATAAGAAAAACGTTTCCCGGCCATCACGTGTTAGGCGAAGAGGGATTCGGTGATGAAATTGCAACGCTTCAAGGGATTGTTTGGATTATCGATCCGATTGATGGTACGATGAATTTTATTCATCAAAAACGAAACTTTGCCATTTCAATTGGGGTTTTTGAAAATGGGGTAGGAGTTCTTGGGTATGTATACGATGTCGTACATGATGAACTATATGCGGCACGAAAAGGAGAAGGAGCTTTTCTTAATGATCAACCGCTGGCGCGTTTAGAGCCGGTATCTGTTTCCGAAGCCATTATTTCCTTAAATGCAACGTGGATAACTGAAAATAAACGAATTGATCCAAATGTATTAGCTCCGCTTGTAAAAGATGCGAGGGGAACGCGTTCGTACGGATCGGCTGCGTTAGAAATGGCATACGTTGCAGCGGGACGTTTAGATGCATATATTACGATGAGGTTGTCGCCGTGGGATTTTGCCGGCGGACTTGTGCTTGTTCAAGAAGTCGGTGGCATCGTGACAAATTTATACGGCGAGCCGCTTAATTTGCTTACAAAAAACTCTGTATTTGTTTCAAAGCCAGGATTGCATGAAGAAATTTTGCAAAAATATATACATCGCTGA
- a CDS encoding DUF3055 domain-containing protein produces the protein MNLFERLYDEYEKVKVRFVGFTSKDIRYDFGIVYTNMFFGKPLVICMQTGRSTLLDPKDVENHEYLQKIFRIDTKEQAADLAEFFSVVLPFSSVHPEYEY, from the coding sequence ATGAATTTATTTGAAAGGCTATATGATGAGTATGAGAAAGTAAAAGTTCGGTTTGTTGGATTTACGTCAAAGGATATTCGCTATGATTTTGGGATTGTGTATACGAATATGTTTTTTGGCAAACCTCTTGTTATTTGCATGCAAACAGGCCGCTCTACTCTCCTCGATCCAAAAGATGTAGAAAACCACGAGTATTTGCAAAAAATTTTCCGCATCGATACGAAAGAGCAAGCTGCTGATTTAGCGGAGTTCTTCTCAGTTGTCCTTCCATTCTCATCGGTTCATCCTGAATATGAGTATTAA
- a CDS encoding UPF0223 family protein, which produces MNYSYPFSYDWSTQEIIDVIKFFEAIETVYEKGMEREKLMNIYRRFKEIVPSKSEEKKLCDEFEQASGYSSYRVMKKAKEAQNGDWIRME; this is translated from the coding sequence ATGAATTATTCGTACCCGTTTTCTTATGACTGGTCAACGCAAGAAATTATTGATGTTATCAAATTTTTCGAAGCGATTGAAACTGTTTACGAAAAAGGAATGGAACGGGAAAAGCTTATGAACATTTATCGTCGCTTTAAAGAAATTGTTCCGAGTAAAAGTGAAGAAAAAAAACTATGTGATGAATTTGAACAAGCAAGCGGATATTCGTCCTATCGCGTCATGAAAAAAGCGAAAGAAGCACAAAACGGCGATTGGATTAGAATGGAATAA
- the pdhB gene encoding pyruvate dehydrogenase complex E1 component subunit beta translates to MAQMTMIQAITDALRIELKNDPNVLIFGEDVGVNGGVFRATEGLQAEFGEDRVFDTPLAESGIGGLAIGLALQGFRPVPEIQFFGFVYEVMDAICGQMARIRYRTGGRYNVPITIRSPFGGGVHTPELHSDSLEGLVAQQPGLKVVIPSTPYDAKGLLISAIRDNDPVIFLEHLKLYRSFRQEVPEGEYTIPIGKADIKREGKDITIIAYGAMVHESLKAAAELEKEGISAEVVDLRTVQPLDIETIIGSVEKTGRAIVVQEAQRQAGIAANVVAEINERAILSLEAPVLRVAAPDTVYPFSQAESVWLPNFKDVIETAKKVINF, encoded by the coding sequence ATGGCGCAAATGACAATGATTCAAGCAATCACGGATGCGTTGCGCATCGAACTAAAAAATGACCCAAATGTATTAATATTTGGGGAAGACGTTGGAGTAAACGGCGGCGTATTCCGGGCAACAGAAGGATTGCAAGCTGAGTTTGGGGAAGACCGCGTTTTCGATACACCTCTTGCCGAATCGGGAATTGGCGGTCTTGCCATCGGGTTGGCGTTGCAAGGATTCCGTCCTGTTCCAGAAATTCAATTCTTTGGTTTTGTATATGAAGTAATGGATGCCATTTGCGGTCAAATGGCGCGTATCCGCTACCGCACTGGCGGTCGTTATAATGTCCCGATTACGATTCGCTCACCATTTGGCGGCGGCGTGCATACACCGGAATTGCACTCTGATAGCTTAGAAGGCTTAGTTGCGCAACAACCTGGGTTAAAAGTAGTCATTCCTTCTACTCCTTATGATGCGAAGGGATTGCTTATTTCTGCGATCCGTGACAATGATCCAGTTATTTTCTTAGAGCACTTGAAGCTGTATCGTTCGTTCCGCCAAGAAGTACCAGAAGGAGAATATACGATTCCGATCGGTAAAGCAGATATTAAACGCGAAGGAAAAGATATCACGATTATCGCTTATGGTGCAATGGTGCACGAATCGTTAAAAGCAGCTGCTGAATTAGAAAAAGAAGGTATCTCCGCAGAAGTGGTTGACCTGCGGACTGTTCAACCATTAGATATTGAAACAATCATTGGTTCTGTAGAAAAAACAGGACGTGCGATCGTTGTACAAGAAGCACAAAGACAAGCAGGAATTGCTGCAAACGTTGTAGCAGAAATTAATGAACGTGCGATTTTAAGCTTAGAAGCTCCTGTATTGCGCGTTGCTGCTCCGGATACGGTATATCCGTTCTCACAAGCGGAGTCTGTATGGTTGCCTAACTTCAAAGATGTCATTGAAACAGCGAAAAAAGTCATTAACTTCTAA
- a CDS encoding dihydrolipoamide acetyltransferase family protein has protein sequence MAFEFKLPDIGEGIHEGEIVKWFVKPGDEVNEDDVLCEVQNDKAVVEIPSPVKGKVLEILVEEGTVATVGQTLITLDAPGYENMTFKGQEQDEPKQQEKPQEVSKEEKSEATAKQAEPAKQQEVDPNRRVIAMPSVRKYAREKGVDIRLVQGTGKNGRVLKSDIDAFLAGGTAVEQKEEAPAAKAEEKAAAATAAQQPVVLEGEFPETREKMSGIRRAIAKAMVNSKHTAPHVTLMDEVDVTKLVAHRKKFKEIAAEKGIKLTFLPYVVKALTSALREFPVLNTSIDDETEEVIHKHYYNIGIAADTDRGLLVPVIKHADRKPIFALAKEINELAAKAREGKLAPHEMKGASCTITNIGSAGGQWFTPVINHPEVAILGIGRISEKPIVRDGEIVVAPVLALSLSFDHRMIDGATAQKALNHIKRLLNDPELLLMEA, from the coding sequence GTGGCATTTGAATTTAAGTTGCCGGATATCGGTGAAGGTATTCATGAAGGGGAAATCGTCAAATGGTTTGTCAAACCTGGCGATGAAGTAAATGAAGATGATGTATTGTGTGAAGTGCAAAACGATAAAGCGGTTGTAGAAATCCCGTCCCCTGTGAAAGGTAAAGTATTAGAAATTTTAGTAGAAGAAGGAACGGTTGCAACGGTTGGCCAAACGTTAATCACATTAGATGCGCCTGGATATGAGAATATGACGTTTAAAGGCCAAGAACAAGATGAGCCAAAACAGCAGGAAAAACCGCAAGAAGTGTCGAAAGAAGAAAAGAGCGAAGCGACAGCTAAACAAGCAGAACCGGCTAAGCAGCAGGAAGTGGATCCAAACCGTCGCGTGATCGCAATGCCTTCCGTGCGCAAATATGCCCGTGAAAAAGGGGTCGACATCCGTCTTGTTCAAGGTACAGGAAAAAATGGCCGCGTCCTAAAGAGCGATATCGATGCGTTCCTTGCTGGTGGCACGGCAGTCGAGCAAAAAGAAGAAGCACCTGCAGCGAAAGCAGAAGAAAAAGCAGCGGCAGCTACTGCGGCACAACAACCAGTTGTGCTTGAAGGAGAATTCCCGGAAACTCGCGAGAAAATGAGCGGTATCCGTCGCGCGATTGCCAAAGCGATGGTCAATTCGAAACATACAGCACCACACGTTACATTAATGGACGAAGTAGATGTGACAAAACTGGTAGCGCATCGCAAAAAGTTCAAAGAAATCGCAGCGGAAAAAGGAATCAAGCTTACTTTCTTACCGTATGTTGTAAAAGCTTTAACATCGGCGTTGCGTGAGTTTCCAGTTTTAAATACATCGATTGATGATGAAACGGAAGAAGTGATTCATAAACATTACTACAACATTGGTATTGCTGCTGATACAGACAGAGGATTGCTCGTTCCTGTTATTAAACATGCGGACCGCAAGCCGATCTTTGCCCTTGCCAAAGAGATTAATGAGCTTGCAGCAAAAGCACGTGAAGGAAAATTGGCTCCACATGAAATGAAAGGTGCTTCCTGCACGATTACGAATATCGGTTCTGCCGGCGGCCAATGGTTTACTCCGGTCATTAATCATCCAGAAGTAGCTATTCTTGGCATTGGACGCATTTCCGAAAAACCAATTGTCCGCGACGGTGAAATAGTTGTTGCTCCAGTATTAGCATTATCATTAAGCTTTGACCACCGCATGATTGACGGTGCAACAGCGCAAAAAGCATTAAATCACATTAAACGTCTATTAAATGACCCAGAATTATTATTAATGGAGGCGTAA
- a CDS encoding YkyA family protein: MFKAIKRCIWLIVVLFLFTSCNELANEEVLSAFQKIGKYENSVVEQQEKLSGLEQKQNQLYDRIMSYGIKRFTKVVQLSKESLELIEERDKHIEKEYKAIQSAKQQINTIKKNIDQLRDENIRRQVNRLVNIAEKRYETYGNLYLHYKELLSLEKELYTLLQNKYVTPEQLQQQINRINEQYKELVSINDQFNEYTEKYNKEKKRLYNVWK; the protein is encoded by the coding sequence AAAGCGGTGTATTTGGTTAATCGTGGTGTTATTTTTGTTTACTAGCTGCAATGAACTTGCCAACGAGGAAGTTTTATCAGCTTTTCAAAAGATAGGCAAGTATGAAAACAGTGTAGTCGAGCAACAAGAAAAACTGAGCGGATTAGAACAAAAACAAAACCAGTTGTATGATCGTATTATGTCGTATGGGATAAAGCGGTTTACAAAGGTGGTGCAATTATCGAAAGAATCATTGGAGCTAATAGAAGAACGGGACAAACATATTGAAAAAGAATATAAAGCGATTCAATCAGCAAAACAACAAATAAATACGATCAAGAAAAATATTGACCAACTTCGTGATGAAAATATAAGAAGACAAGTAAACCGTTTAGTAAACATTGCGGAGAAACGTTATGAAACATATGGCAATTTGTATCTTCATTATAAAGAATTGCTTTCATTGGAAAAAGAGCTTTATACTTTATTACAAAATAAATATGTGACACCGGAACAGTTACAACAACAAATTAATCGTATAAATGAACAATATAAAGAATTGGTTAGTATAAACGATCAGTTTAATGAATATACGGAAAAATATAATAAAGAAAAGAAGCGATTATATAACGTGTGGAAATAA
- a CDS encoding NAD(P)H-dependent flavin oxidoreductase, which yields MIWKTRVTELLGITYPIIQGGLAYLAYSDLAAAVSNAGGLGQITAMSLESPERLREEIRKVKEKTDRPFGVNFAIGQHGRPFQHMLEAALEEGVPVVSVTGGNPAPFFEQLKGTNVKKLVLVAAVRQAVKAEELGADAVMVVGQEGGGHLGKYDIGTFVLVPKVVESVSIPVIASGGIGDGRGLMAALALGAEGIEMGTRFIATKECVHAHPIYKEMLVNGSEYDTVVIKRSLGAPGRAIANEWTKKILEIEEQGGTYEQLKEYISGEANRRFIYEGKINEGFAWAGQVMGLIKDVPTVAELFERMINEAEQIRRRWAN from the coding sequence ATGATTTGGAAAACAAGAGTAACGGAATTGCTTGGAATTACATATCCGATTATTCAAGGAGGACTTGCTTATTTAGCTTACTCTGATTTAGCAGCCGCGGTTTCTAACGCCGGAGGCTTAGGACAAATTACGGCGATGTCGCTGGAAAGCCCGGAGCGATTGCGCGAGGAAATTCGCAAAGTAAAAGAAAAAACAGACCGTCCTTTCGGAGTGAACTTTGCGATTGGACAACATGGCCGCCCTTTTCAACATATGCTCGAAGCCGCATTGGAAGAAGGAGTGCCAGTCGTTTCCGTCACAGGTGGGAATCCGGCCCCGTTTTTTGAACAGCTAAAAGGAACAAACGTGAAAAAACTGGTGCTGGTTGCCGCTGTTCGCCAAGCCGTAAAAGCGGAGGAACTTGGCGCGGACGCTGTCATGGTAGTGGGTCAAGAAGGCGGTGGTCATTTAGGAAAATACGATATAGGAACATTTGTTCTTGTCCCGAAAGTAGTGGAATCCGTTTCTATCCCTGTTATTGCTTCGGGAGGCATCGGAGACGGCCGCGGGTTGATGGCGGCATTAGCGCTTGGCGCAGAAGGAATTGAAATGGGAACGAGATTTATTGCTACAAAAGAGTGTGTTCATGCCCATCCGATCTATAAAGAGATGCTTGTTAACGGCTCTGAATATGATACCGTTGTGATTAAACGCAGTTTAGGAGCACCCGGTCGTGCCATTGCCAATGAATGGACGAAAAAAATTTTAGAAATAGAAGAACAAGGCGGGACATATGAACAACTAAAAGAATATATTAGTGGGGAAGCGAATCGCCGTTTTATTTATGAAGGAAAAATAAACGAAGGTTTTGCATGGGCTGGACAAGTGATGGGATTAATTAAAGATGTGCCAACAGTGGCAGAATTGTTTGAGCGAATGATTAACGAGGCGGAACAAATCCGGCGCAGATGGGCAAACTAA
- a CDS encoding GapA-binding peptide SR1P, producing the protein MGTIVCQTCGATIAHFEDEKVTTLYGKCCGCDCDEAEEEGE; encoded by the coding sequence ATGGGCACAATTGTATGTCAAACATGTGGTGCGACGATTGCACATTTTGAAGATGAAAAAGTGACAACGCTTTACGGAAAATGCTGCGGATGCGATTGCGACGAGGCTGAAGAAGAAGGAGAATAA
- a CDS encoding aminotransferase class I/II-fold pyridoxal phosphate-dependent enzyme: MSQFETPLFTGLLEHIKKNPIQFHIPGHKKGAGMDPEFRDFIGENALSMDLINIGPLDDLHHPKGIIKRAQELAAEAFGADYTFFSVQGTSGAIMAMVMSVVGPGDKIIVPRNVHKSIMSAIVFSGAIPIFIHPEIDKELGISHGITPESVEKALKQHPDAKGVLVINPTYFGISGDLKKIVEIAHSYHVPVLVDEAHGVHIHFHEDLPLSAMQAGADMAATSVHKLGGSLTQSSILNVREGLVSAKHVQAILSMLTTTSTSYLLLASLDVARKWLATQGREHFEKTIQLAEKTRQQINEIPYLYCVGREILGTEATYDYDPTKLTISVKELGLTGYDVEKWLREMYNIEVELSDLYNILCIITPGDTERETNALVNALRHLSEQFRHQAAKGVKPKVLLPDIPTLALTPRDAFYAETEIVPFEESAGRIIAEFIMVYPPGIPIFIPGEIITEENLNYIKKNLEVGLPVQGPEDDTLQTLRVIKEHKPIR; encoded by the coding sequence TTGTCACAGTTTGAAACACCATTGTTCACTGGTCTATTAGAGCATATTAAGAAAAACCCTATTCAATTTCATATTCCTGGCCATAAAAAAGGCGCAGGGATGGACCCTGAGTTTCGTGATTTTATTGGAGAAAATGCGCTATCGATGGATTTGATTAATATCGGTCCTCTTGATGATCTTCACCACCCAAAAGGCATTATCAAGCGCGCTCAAGAGTTAGCCGCTGAGGCATTTGGGGCTGATTATACATTTTTTTCTGTCCAAGGAACAAGCGGTGCCATTATGGCAATGGTGATGTCGGTAGTTGGGCCTGGCGACAAAATCATCGTTCCGCGTAACGTGCATAAATCGATCATGTCTGCCATTGTCTTTTCTGGTGCAATACCGATTTTCATTCATCCGGAAATCGATAAGGAACTCGGGATTTCACACGGAATTACACCGGAATCAGTAGAAAAAGCACTTAAGCAACATCCCGATGCAAAAGGTGTTCTCGTTATTAATCCAACATATTTTGGTATCTCTGGCGATTTAAAGAAAATTGTTGAAATCGCTCATTCTTACCACGTTCCTGTTCTCGTTGATGAGGCTCATGGTGTCCATATTCATTTTCATGAAGATCTTCCGCTTTCCGCCATGCAGGCCGGAGCGGATATGGCTGCAACAAGCGTCCATAAACTAGGTGGCTCTTTGACGCAAAGCTCTATTTTAAACGTGCGTGAAGGGCTCGTATCCGCAAAACACGTACAAGCTATTTTAAGCATGCTAACGACAACATCTACTTCTTATTTGTTGTTAGCCTCTTTAGATGTTGCACGCAAATGGCTTGCTACACAAGGACGGGAACATTTTGAAAAAACTATTCAGCTTGCCGAAAAGACTCGGCAACAAATAAACGAAATCCCTTATCTTTATTGTGTCGGAAGAGAAATTCTAGGAACGGAAGCAACATATGATTACGATCCAACCAAGCTTACCATCTCTGTCAAAGAACTAGGCTTAACGGGATATGACGTCGAGAAATGGCTGCGCGAAATGTACAACATTGAAGTAGAATTATCCGATTTATACAACATTTTATGCATTATTACACCTGGCGACACAGAGCGGGAAACGAACGCGCTTGTTAATGCCCTTCGCCATTTATCTGAACAATTTCGCCATCAGGCGGCGAAAGGAGTAAAACCAAAAGTATTATTGCCAGACATCCCTACTCTCGCATTAACTCCGCGTGATGCATTCTACGCGGAAACGGAAATTGTCCCATTTGAAGAATCAGCAGGACGGATTATTGCTGAATTTATTATGGTTTATCCGCCAGGAATTCCGATTTTTATTCCTGGAGAAATTATTACCGAAGAAAATTTAAACTATATCAAAAAGAACTTAGAAGTCGGTCTGCCGGTGCAAGGGCCAGAGGACGATACGTTACAAACATTGCGTGTCATTAAAGAACATAAGCCAATCCGTTGA